One window of Nymphaea colorata isolate Beijing-Zhang1983 chromosome 1, ASM883128v2, whole genome shotgun sequence genomic DNA carries:
- the LOC116246753 gene encoding putative germin-like protein 2-1 — protein sequence MKLTYLILFSLIAAFSHASDPSQLQDFCVADSHSPIVVNGKVCKNPMMAKPEDFFFYGLDKPGNTSNPLGSMVTAVNVQQIPGLNTLGISLARVDFAPKGLNPPHIHSRGTEILVVLEGCLYVGFVTSNPENRLFTKKLYKGDVFVFPQGLVHFQQNIGEEDAVAIAALSSQNPGVITIASAVFGAKPPISDDLLAKAFQVDKKVIDELQSAFWMDNNN from the exons ATGAAGCTCACATACCTCATCCTCTTTTCTCTTATAGCTGCCTTCTCCCATGCTTCTGATCCTAGCCAGCTCCAAGACTTCTGTGTTGCTGATAGTCATAGCCCAA TTGTGGTGAATGGCAAGGTGTGCAAGAACCCAATGATGGCAAAGCCCgaagatttcttcttctatggCCTCGACAAGCCTGGCAACACATCTAACCCACTGGGCTCCATGGTGACTGCCGTCAACGTTCAACAAATCCCTGGGCTCAACACTCTGGGCATCTCCCTGGCTCGCGTTGATTTCGCTCCAAAAGGACTGAACCCACCTCACATCCACTCTCGTGGAACCGAGATCCTGGTGGTGCTGGAAGGCTGCCTCTACGTGGGGTTTGTGACCAGCAACCCGGAGAACCGATTGTTCACCAAGAAGTTGTACAAGGGAGATGTGTTTGTGTTCCCACAGGGGCTGGTCCACTTTCAGCAGAACATAGGGGAAGAAGATGCTGTGGCCATTGCTGCCCTAAGCAGCCAAAACCCTGGCGTCATCACAATTGCTAGTGCCGTGTTTGGGGCGAAGCCACCAATCTCCGATGACCTTCTTGCCAAGGCCTTCCAGGTTGACAAGAAGGTGATTGATGAGCTGCAGTCTGCCTTCTGGATGGACAACAACAACTAA
- the LOC116247377 gene encoding putative germin-like protein 2-1 yields MKLTYLILFSLIAAFSHASDPSQLQDFCVADHHSPIVVNGKVCKNPMMAKPEDFFFYGLDKPGNTSNPLGSMVTAVNVQKIPGLNTLGISLARVDFAPKGLNPPHIHPRGTEILVVLEGCLYVGFVTSNPENRLFTKKLYKGDVFVFPQGLIHFQQNIGEEDAVAIAALSSQNPGAIIIANDVFGAKPSISDDLLAKAFQVDKKVIDELQSALWIDNRN; encoded by the exons ATGAAGCTCACATACCTCATCCTCTTTTCTCTTATAGCTGCCTTCTCCCATGCTTCTGATCCTAGCCAGCTCCAAGATTTCTGTGTCGCTGACCATCATAGCCCAA TTGTGGTGAATGGCAAGGTGTGCAAGAACCCAATGATGGCAAAGCCggaagatttcttcttctatggCCTGGACAAGCCTGGCAACACATCTAACCCACTGGGCTCCATGGTGACTGCCGTCAATGTTCAAAAAATCCCTGGGCTCAACACTCTGGGCATCTCCCTGGCTCGCGTGGACTTCGCTCCAAAGGGACTGAACCCACCTCACATCCACCCTCGTGGAACCGAGATCCTGGTGGTGCTGGAAGGCTGCCTCTACGTGGGGTTCGTGACCAGCAACCCGGAGAACCGGCTGTTCACCAAGAAGTTGTACAAGGGAGACGTGTTTGTGTTCCCACAGGGGCTGATCCACTTCCAGCAAAACATAGGGGAAGAAGATGCTGTGGCCATTGCTGCCCTGAGCAGCCAGAACCCTGGTGCCATCATAATTGCTAATGATGTGTTCGGGGCGAAGCCATCCATCTCGGATGACCTTCTTGCCAAGGCCTTCCAGGTTGACAAGAAGGTTATTGATGAGCTGCAGTCTGCCTTGTGGATAGACAACCGCAACTAA
- the LOC116246421 gene encoding putative germin-like protein 2-1, with protein MKLTYLILFSLVAAFSHASDPSQLQDFCVADRNSPIVVNGKVCKNPMMAKPEDFFFSGLDKPGNTSNPLGSMVTAVNVQQIPGLNTLGISLARIDFAPWGLNPPHTHPRGTEILVVLEGCLYVGFVTSNPENRLFTKKLYKGDVFVFPQGLIHFQQNIGEEGAVAIAGLSSQNPGVVTIANAVFGAKPPISDDLLAKAFQVDKKVIDELQSAFWMDNNN; from the exons ATGAAGCTCACATACCTCATCCTCTTTTCTCTTGTAGCTGCCTTCTCCCATGCTTCTGATCCTAGCCAGCTCCAAGACTTCTGTGTTGCTGACCGTAACAGCCCAA TTGTTGTGAATGGCAAGGTGTGCAAGAACCCAATGATGGCTAAGCCGgaagatttcttcttctctgggCTGGACAAGCCTGGCAACACATCGAACCCACTAGGCTCGATGGTGACCGCGGTCAACGTTCAACAAATCCCTGGACTGAATACGCTGGGCATCTCCCTGGCTCGGATTGACTTTGCTCCATGGGGACTGAACCCACCTCACACCCACCCTCGCGGAACCGAGATCCTGGTGGTGCTGGAAGGCTGCCTATACGTGGGGTTCGTGACCAGCAACCCGGAGAACCGGCTGTTTACGAAGAAGTTGTACAAGGGAGACGTGTTTGTGTTCCCACAGGGGCTGATCCACTTCCAGCAAAACATAGGGGAAGAAGGTGCTGTGGCCATTGCTGGGCTGAGCAGCCAGAACCCTGGCGTCGTAACAATTGCTAATGCTGTGTTCGGGGCGAAGCCACCCATCTCGGATGACCTTCTTGCCAAGGCCTTCCAGGTTGACAAGAAGGTGATTGATGAGCTGCAATCTGCCTTCTGGATGGACAACAACAACTAA
- the LOC116246427 gene encoding uncharacterized protein LOC116246427: MEQAEGQMERSSLKWSDQQLDYLIACMLEQARIPGMKSGGALKGKAMRAVEKKMIKRFGQDYNLEKIKNKLKRAKPNMHICREMLKTDGFAWNDRKKQIEVDDAIWKSYVQKYPSRRPYRNADKWKYYKEFSEIFEDATAADEHGEHGAIVAHETPCDSNNDDQSMEQDEGQCERDSSLTWSSHQVDYLIECMLEQARIPGMKAGGGLKLNAMMAVAVKMMERFGPEYNLDKIKNKLKRARPNLRVCKELLNTAGFSWNSEKKCIEVDDAVWREYIKAYPSRRPYRNPDKWKYYEQLSEIYDESSTVSEGRDAMAIGTLCEAENDDQYTQDEGQSDRNGTLKWSDYQVEYLITCMLEQARTPGMKLGGKLRGKAMREVERKMIERFGPEYNLEKIKNKLKRARPNMHICKEILNTNGFSWNKERKQIQVDDAVWSDYIQRYPSRRQYRDADKWKYFEEFLEIFEEPTTVVMESHEANNSGQCETLPPPPQSVDEMTSYTSLAQDENPVQSLPPNEPSFGTKPEAKESSDLPPTGHMQISEMLGNLCQCVKSFIDASSLNLINKCGQILKEMHGKGEINDDFFMKSLDLFEDSNKAAIFLNLQPNMRVGWLSKKIGQL, from the exons ATGGAACAAGCTGAAGGGCAAATGGAGCGGAGCAGTCTAAAATGGAGCGACCAACAACTTGATTATTTAATTGCATGTATGTTAGAACAAGCACGTATTCCAGGGATGAAGTCAGGAGGGGCATTGAAAGGAAAGGCAATGAGGGCAGTAGAAAAGAAGATGATTAAGAGGTTCGGGCAGGATTATAATttagaaaagattaaaaataagCTGAAGCGAGCCAAACCAAACATGCACATCTGCAGAGAGATGTTGAAGACTGatggatttgcttggaatgatAGAAAGAAGCAGATTGAGGTGGATGATGCTATTTGGAAAAGTTACGTTCAG aaatatCCTTCAAGACGACCATACAGAAATGCTGATAAGTGGAAGTACTACAAagaattttcagaaatatttgaAGATGCCACTGCAGCGGATGAGCATGGAGAGCATGGAGCCATAGTAGCACATGAGACACCATGTGACTCAAACAATGATGATCAAT CTATGGAACAAGATGAAGGACAATGTGAGAGAGACAGTAGCCTTACATGGAGTAGTCATCAGGTTGATTATCTAATTGAGTGTATGTTAGAGCAAGCACGCATACCTGGAATGAAGGCAGGCGGAGGATTGAAACTAAATGCTATGATGGCTGTAGCTGTGAAGATGATGGAGAGATTTGGTCCAGAATATAATTTAGACAAGattaaaaacaagttgaaaCGTGCAAGGCCAAATTTGCGCGTTTGCAAAGAGTTGTTAAACACTGCGGGGTTCTCCTGGAACAGTGAGAAAAAATGTATTGAAGTAGATGATGCAGTATGGAGAGAGTACATTAAG GCATATCCATCAAGGCGTCCATACAGAAATCCTGATAAATGGAAATACTATGAACAATTGTCAGAGATATATGATGAATCAAGTACAGTAAGCGAGGGTAGGGATGCAATGGCAATTGGGACACTGTGTGAAGCAGAAAATGATGATCAAT ATACACAAGATGAGGGACAATCAGATAGGAATGGTACCCTCAAATGGAGTGATTATCAGGTTGAGTATCTAATTACATGTATGCTAGAACAAGCACGTACACCAGGCATGAAGCTGGGAGGGAAATTAAGAGGCAAGGCTATGCGGGAAGTAGAAAGAAAGATGATTGAGAGATTTGGGCCAGAGTATAACttagaaaagattaaaaataagTTGAAGCGTGCCAGACCTAACATGCACATCTGCAAAGAGATTTTAAATACTAATGGCTTCTCGTGGAACAAAGAAAGGAAGCAGATTCAGGTTGATGATGCTGTGTGGAGTGACTATATTCAG AGATACCCTTCAAGGCGACAGTACAGAGATGCTGATAAGTGGAAGTACTTTGAAGAATTTTTAGAGATATTTGAGGAGCCCACCACAGTAGTCATGGAGTCACATGAAGCAAACAACAGTGGTCAGTGTGAGACTCTGCCTCCTCCTCCACAGTCTGTTGACGAAATGACTTCATATACATCCTTAGCACAAGATGAAAACCCAGTCCAAAGCCTACCCCCAAATGAGCCATCTTTTGGCACTAAACCCGAAGCGAAGGAGTCCAGCGATCTCCCACCTACTGGTCACATGCAGATATCGGAGATGTTAGGGAACCTTTGCCAATGTGTCAAATCTTTTATAGATGCGTCGTCCTTGAACCTCATCAATAAATGTGGGCAGATCTTGAAGGAAATGCATGGGAAAGGGGAGATTAATGATGACTTTTTTATGAAGTCTTTGGATTTATTTGAAGACAGCAACAAGGCAGCCATTTTTTTGAATCTGCAACCAAATATGAGGGTTGGATGGCTATCCAAGAAAATCGGCCAACTATAG
- the LOC116246367 gene encoding germin-like protein subfamily 1 member 13, translated as MKLTFLILLTLAVSFCSASDPSQLQDFCVADNQSPIVVNGKVCKNPKDAMPGDFFFHGLDKPGNTKNAVGSNVTQVNVEQIPGLNTLGISAVRIDYAPWGQNPPHTHPRATEILVVLEGTLYVGFVTSNQDNNRLFAKTLYKGDVFVFPEGLIHFQLNIGDKNAVALAALSSQNPGVITIAKSVFGSNPPISADLLARAFQVDKKVIEKLQAPFN; from the exons ATGAAACTCACCTTCCTCATCCTCCTCACTCTTGCAGTTTCCTTCTGCAGCGCATCTGATCCAAGCCAGTTACAAGACTTTTGTGTTGCTGACAACCAGAGCCCAA TTGTTGTGAATGGCAAAGTGTGCAAGAACCCTAAGGACGCCATGCCTGgagatttcttcttccatgggcTGGACAAGCCTGGCAACACTAAGAATGCGGTTGGCTCCAATGTGACCCAGGTCAATGTTGAACAAATCCCGGGACTCAACACTCTGGGCATTTCTGCGGTTCGCATTGACTACGCTCCATGGGGCCAGAACCCACCTCACACGCACCCTCGCGCAACCGAGATCTTGGTCGTGTTGGAAGGCACTCTATACGTTGGGTTTGTGACTAGTAATCAGGACAACAACCGACTGTTCGCGAAGACATTGTACAAGGGAGATGTGTTTGTGTTTCCAGAGGGTTTGATCCACTTTCAGCTGAACATAGGAGACAAGAACGCGGTGGCACTGGCTGCACTGAGCAGCCAGAACCCAGGTGTGATCACTATTGCTAAATCGGTGTTTGGGTCCAACCCACCCATCTCGGCAGACCTCCTTGCCAGGGCTTTCCAAGTCGATAAGAAAGTCATCGAAAAGTTGCAGGCTCCATTCAATTAG